Proteins encoded by one window of Lathyrus oleraceus cultivar Zhongwan6 chromosome 1, CAAS_Psat_ZW6_1.0, whole genome shotgun sequence:
- the LOC127127843 gene encoding 1-aminocyclopropane-1-carboxylate oxidase homolog 1 isoform X3 has protein sequence MGSTTTNEIESKFKSNSDRMDELKAFDETKAGVKGLVDEGVVKIPTLFHHPPDTFSYSTNSTNTEHIIPVIDFTNTRQHIINKIKEASETWGFFQVVNHGIPLNVLEDMKDGVVRFFEQDTEVKKEVYTRDQTRPLVYNSNFDMYSSPALNWRDTFKCNIAPNAPKPEDLPVVCRDIVLEYGAHVEKLGMTLFELLSEALGLNPNHLKDMDCSKWIMLLGHYYPACPQPELTMGTTRHSDGSFLTVLLQDHIGGLQILYQNSWIDVSPIPEALVINIGDLLQKIQSIQYFLKAVQRT, from the exons ATGGGATCTACAACTACAAATGAAATTGAAAGCAAGTTCAAATCGAATTCTGATAGGATGGATGAGCTCAAAGCATTTGATGAGACAAAAGCTGGTGTTAAAGGCCTTGTAGACGAAGGTGTTGTCAAAATCCCAACCTTATTTCATCATCCACCTGATACGTTTTCATACTCCACTAATTCAACCAACACAGAACACATCATTCCTGTTATAGACTTTACAAATACAAGGCAACATAttataaacaaaataaaggaagcTTCTGAGACATGGGGTTTCTTTCAAGTGGTTAATCATGGCATTCCCTTGAATGTTCTCGAGGATATGAAAGATGGTGTGGTTAGATTCTTTGAACAAGATACTGAAGTAAAAAAAGAGGTGTATACTAGAGATCAAACAAGACCATTGGTTTACAATAGTAATTTTGATATGTATAGTTCACCAGCACTTAATTGGAGGGATACTTTTAAATGTAACATTGCTCCTAATGCTCCAAAACCAGAAGATTTGCCAGTAGTTTGCAG GGATATAGTTCTAGAATATGGAGCACATGTAGAGAAACTTGGAATGACACTCTTTGAGCTACTATCAGAAGCTCTTGGGTTGAATCCGAACCATTTAAAAGACATGGATTGTTCTAAGTGGATCATGCTACTTGGTCATTACTATCCTGCTTGTCCTCAACCAGAATTAACTATGGGAACCACCAGACACTCTGATGGTAGCTTTCTCACAGTGCTTCTTCAAGATCATATTGGTGGCCTTCAAATTCTTTATCAGAATAGTTGGATTGATGTTTCCCCAATCCCTGAGGCTCTTGTTATCAATATTGGTGATCTTCTGCAG
- the LOC127127606 gene encoding 1-aminocyclopropane-1-carboxylate oxidase homolog 1 isoform X2, translating to MGSITTDETESKLKSNSDNRMDELKAFDETKAGVKGLVDEGVVQIPTLFHHPPDKFSYSTNSTNTEHIIPVIDFKNTRQHIISSIKEASETWGFFQVVNHDIPLNVLEDMKDGVVRFFEQDTEVKKEMYTRDWTRPFVYNSNFDLYSSPAHNWRDSFKCNIAPNAPNPEDLPVVCRDIVLEYGAHVEKLGMTLFELLSEALGLNPNHLKDMDCSKRVMLLGHYYPACPQPELTMGSTKHSDGSFLTVLLQDHIGGLQILHQDKWIDVSPIPEALVVNIGDLLQVQEC from the exons ATGGGTTCTATTACTACAGATGAAACTGAAAGCAAGTTGAAATCGAATTCTGATAATAGGATGGATGAGCTCAAAGCATTTGATGAGACTAAAGCTGGTGTTAAAGGCCTTGTTGATGAAGGTGTTGTCCAAATCCCAACCTTATTTCATCATCCACCTGATAAGTTTTCATACTCCACTAATTCAACCAACACAGAACACATCATTCCTGTTATAGACTTTAAGAATACAAGGCAACATATTATAAGCAGCATAAAGGAAGCTTCTGAGACATGGGGTTTCTTTCAAGTGGTTAATCACGACATTCCCTTGAATGTTCTCGAGGATATGAAAGATGGTGTGGTTAGATTCTTTGAACAAGATACTGAAGTAAAAAAAGAGATGTATACTAGAGATTGGACAAGACCATTTGTTTATAATAGTAATTTTGATTTGTATAGTTCACCTGCACATAATTGGAGGGATTCTTTTAAATGCAACATTGCTCCTAATGCTCCGAACCCAGAAGATTTGCCAGTAGTTTGCAG GGATATAGTTCTAGAATATGGAGCACATGTAGAGAAACTTGGAATGACACTCTTTGAGTTACTATCAGAAGCTCTTGGGTTGAATCCAAACCATTTAAAAGacatggattgttctaagcggGTTATGTTACTCGGTCATTACTATCCTGCTTGTCCTCAACCAGAGTTAACTATGGGAAGCACCAAACACTCTGACGGTAGCTTTCTCACGGTGCTTCTCCAAGATCATATTGGTGGCCTTCAAATTCTTCATCAGGACAAGTGGATCGATGTATCTCCAATCCCTGAGGCTCTTGTTGTTAATATTGGTGATCTTTTGCAG GTTCAAGAGTGTTGA
- the LOC127127606 gene encoding 1-aminocyclopropane-1-carboxylate oxidase homolog 1 isoform X1, translated as MGSITTDETESKLKSNSDNRMDELKAFDETKAGVKGLVDEGVVQIPTLFHHPPDKFSYSTNSTNTEHIIPVIDFKNTRQHIISSIKEASETWGFFQVVNHDIPLNVLEDMKDGVVRFFEQDTEVKKEMYTRDWTRPFVYNSNFDLYSSPAHNWRDSFKCNIAPNAPNPEDLPVVCRDIVLEYGAHVEKLGMTLFELLSEALGLNPNHLKDMDCSKRVMLLGHYYPACPQPELTMGSTKHSDGSFLTVLLQDHIGGLQILHQDKWIDVSPIPEALVVNIGDLLQLVTNDRFKSVEHRVMANSIGPRVSVACFFRGQEKLYGPIKELLSKDNPSKYRETTFTNYVAYYVAKGLDGSSALQHFKI; from the exons ATGGGTTCTATTACTACAGATGAAACTGAAAGCAAGTTGAAATCGAATTCTGATAATAGGATGGATGAGCTCAAAGCATTTGATGAGACTAAAGCTGGTGTTAAAGGCCTTGTTGATGAAGGTGTTGTCCAAATCCCAACCTTATTTCATCATCCACCTGATAAGTTTTCATACTCCACTAATTCAACCAACACAGAACACATCATTCCTGTTATAGACTTTAAGAATACAAGGCAACATATTATAAGCAGCATAAAGGAAGCTTCTGAGACATGGGGTTTCTTTCAAGTGGTTAATCACGACATTCCCTTGAATGTTCTCGAGGATATGAAAGATGGTGTGGTTAGATTCTTTGAACAAGATACTGAAGTAAAAAAAGAGATGTATACTAGAGATTGGACAAGACCATTTGTTTATAATAGTAATTTTGATTTGTATAGTTCACCTGCACATAATTGGAGGGATTCTTTTAAATGCAACATTGCTCCTAATGCTCCGAACCCAGAAGATTTGCCAGTAGTTTGCAG GGATATAGTTCTAGAATATGGAGCACATGTAGAGAAACTTGGAATGACACTCTTTGAGTTACTATCAGAAGCTCTTGGGTTGAATCCAAACCATTTAAAAGacatggattgttctaagcggGTTATGTTACTCGGTCATTACTATCCTGCTTGTCCTCAACCAGAGTTAACTATGGGAAGCACCAAACACTCTGACGGTAGCTTTCTCACGGTGCTTCTCCAAGATCATATTGGTGGCCTTCAAATTCTTCATCAGGACAAGTGGATCGATGTATCTCCAATCCCTGAGGCTCTTGTTGTTAATATTGGTGATCTTTTGCAG CTTGTAACAAATGATAGGTTCAAGAGTGTTGAACACAGAGTAATGGCAAATAGCATTGGTCCGAGAGTATCTGTTGCATGCTTTTTTAGGGGACAAGAAAAGCTCTACGGACCTATAAAAGAATTATTATCAAAAGACAATCCTTCCAAATACAGAGAAACCACTTTTACTAACTACGTAGCTTACTACGTTGCAAAAGGGCTTGATGGCAGTTCTGCTCTTCAACATTTCAAGATTTGA